In Arthrobacter sp. B3I9, the following are encoded in one genomic region:
- a CDS encoding TIGR03885 family FMN-dependent LLM class oxidoreductase: MATLGFHASHEQISPGQLLKDVQLAERAGFDAAMCSDHIEPWSARQGHSGFAWSWLGAALATTKLRFGVVTAPGQRYHPAIIAHASATLADMFPGRFWMAAGSGEYMNEHVTGEAWPDKETRQRRLEEAVQIIRELHDGQEVSRDGLVKVQQARLWDVPAIKPPLIAPAVSVETARRSAAWADGLVTVNQPAAKLKDMLAAYRDAGGRGTAALQVHLSWAPAEEDAVAIALDQWRSNVFDPPIPWDLPTAAHFDQVSAEVGEKQVRSTVNISADTGQHAEWLAGYLDLGFDELYLHFVGQEQEPFIDAFAERVLPQLRAAGSSPAEARELLL; this comes from the coding sequence ATGGCAACCCTTGGATTCCACGCGTCGCACGAACAAATCAGCCCCGGGCAGCTCCTCAAGGACGTCCAGCTGGCGGAGCGGGCCGGCTTCGACGCCGCGATGTGCTCGGACCACATCGAGCCCTGGTCGGCCCGGCAGGGCCACTCCGGCTTCGCCTGGTCCTGGCTCGGCGCCGCGCTGGCCACCACAAAGCTGCGCTTCGGCGTCGTGACGGCCCCCGGGCAGCGCTACCATCCCGCCATCATCGCCCACGCCTCGGCGACGCTGGCGGACATGTTCCCGGGCCGCTTCTGGATGGCAGCCGGCAGCGGCGAGTACATGAACGAGCACGTCACCGGCGAGGCCTGGCCGGACAAGGAGACGCGGCAGCGGCGCCTGGAGGAGGCGGTCCAGATCATCCGCGAACTGCATGACGGCCAGGAGGTCAGCCGCGACGGCCTGGTAAAAGTCCAGCAGGCCCGGCTCTGGGACGTCCCGGCAATCAAGCCGCCGCTGATCGCGCCGGCCGTGAGCGTGGAAACGGCCCGCCGCTCGGCCGCCTGGGCGGACGGGCTTGTCACCGTGAACCAGCCGGCCGCGAAGCTCAAGGACATGCTCGCCGCCTACCGCGATGCCGGCGGCCGGGGCACGGCCGCCCTGCAGGTGCACCTGTCCTGGGCGCCGGCGGAGGAGGATGCCGTCGCGATAGCCCTGGACCAATGGCGCAGCAACGTCTTCGACCCGCCGATTCCATGGGACCTCCCCACCGCGGCGCACTTCGACCAGGTGAGCGCCGAGGTCGGCGAAAAGCAGGTCCGGTCCACGGTCAACATCTCCGCCGACACCGGGCAGCACGCCGAGTGGCTTGCAGGCTACCTCGACCTGGGCTTCGACGAGCTCTACCTGCATTTCGTGGGCCAGGAGCAGGAGCCCTTTATCGACGCCTTCGCGGAGCGCGTGCTCCCCCAGCTCCGGGCAGCCGGCAGCAGCCCCGCGGAGGCACGCGAGTTGCTGCTGTGA
- a CDS encoding ATP-dependent DNA ligase has translation MRLPLMPPIAPMLAKAVTSLPGAPGKAGDPGPGWSYEPKWDGFRSIIFRDGEDVEIGSRNGKPLTRYFPELVEALKANLPPRCVVDGEIILVGASGDRLDFDALQQRIHPAASRVRMLAKETPASFVAFDLLALDDEDLTARPLAERRSALERALVASAPPIHLTAVTQDRETAGQWFTRFEGAGLDGIVAKALDGTYQPDKRVMFKVKHERTADCVLAGYRVHTSGPDLIGSLLLGLYDDDGVLANVGVVGAFPMKRRKELFEELQPLVTDAADHPWAPIQQEEGTRTPRNSEGSRWSGGKDLSFTPLRPERVVEVKYDHMEGARFRHTTQFVRWREDREPLSCTYDQLEEPVSYDLSDVLATGR, from the coding sequence ATGCGACTGCCCCTGATGCCTCCGATCGCGCCGATGCTGGCGAAAGCCGTAACTTCCCTTCCGGGAGCTCCCGGAAAGGCCGGGGACCCCGGGCCCGGATGGAGCTATGAGCCCAAGTGGGACGGGTTCCGGTCCATCATTTTCCGTGACGGCGAGGACGTGGAGATCGGCAGCCGCAACGGCAAGCCGCTGACCCGGTACTTCCCCGAGCTGGTCGAGGCGCTGAAGGCGAACCTGCCCCCGCGCTGCGTGGTGGACGGTGAGATCATCCTGGTGGGGGCCTCCGGGGACCGGCTCGATTTCGATGCGCTCCAGCAGCGCATCCACCCGGCCGCCAGCAGGGTGCGGATGCTGGCCAAGGAGACTCCGGCAAGCTTTGTCGCGTTTGATCTGCTGGCGCTGGACGACGAGGACCTGACCGCGCGCCCCCTGGCCGAGCGCAGGTCTGCCCTCGAGCGGGCGCTGGTCGCCAGTGCGCCGCCCATCCACCTGACGGCCGTGACCCAGGACCGGGAGACCGCCGGCCAGTGGTTCACCCGGTTCGAAGGGGCCGGGCTGGACGGGATCGTGGCCAAGGCCCTGGACGGGACGTATCAGCCGGACAAACGCGTGATGTTCAAGGTCAAGCACGAGCGCACCGCTGACTGCGTCCTGGCAGGATACCGGGTCCACACGTCCGGCCCGGACCTCATCGGGTCCCTGCTCCTGGGCCTGTACGACGACGACGGCGTCCTCGCCAACGTCGGGGTGGTGGGGGCATTTCCGATGAAGCGGCGCAAGGAGCTTTTTGAGGAGCTCCAGCCGCTGGTGACGGATGCGGCTGACCACCCGTGGGCGCCGATCCAGCAGGAGGAGGGTACCCGGACGCCGCGCAACTCGGAAGGCAGCCGGTGGAGCGGGGGAAAGGATCTGTCCTTCACGCCCCTGCGTCCCGAACGCGTCGTGGAGGTGAAGTACGACCATATGGAAGGGGCCCGGTTCCGCCACACGACGCAGTTCGTCCGCTGGCGCGAGGACCGGGAACCCCTCTCGTGCACCTATGACCAGCTCGAGGAGCCGGTGTCCTACGACCTGTCCGACGTGCTGGCGACCGGCCGCTAA